The genomic region GTCAATAGTAAGCCTTATCGTTATACTACAAATGCAAAATAAGCGGTCAGCGGTCAGCAGTTAGCAAAACAAGCTATTAGCTGAAAGCTGATAGCTGAAAGCTGATATATGAACGAGCGAATTTACGGTCTTGTACTGGCCGCGGGGATGGCGCGGCGCATGGGGTCAACCAAGCAGTTGTTGCCTTTTGGCGATCGAACGGTTCTTCAAACGGTGGTCGATACGCTACACGGTGCTGATCTGGCTGGCGTTGTGGTGGTTTTGGGGCACGATGCAGATGCGGTGCGCGAGAGTTTGCGCGGTCGGCCCGCGCTGTGTTGTGTGAATGATGCGTACCGCGAGGGGATGTTTTCCAGCGTTCTTTGCGGTCTCCACCATTTGCCCGGGGATGCAGATGCGGTGTTGGTCGCTCTCGGGGATCAGCCTCAGATTGAATTGCGCGTTGTTCAGGCTGTTGTTCAGGCATACCGCGAAGGCGATCGGGGGATTGTGATTCCCATTTCGGGTGGCAAGCGCGGGCATCCGGTGTTGATCGATTTGTCGCGTTACCGGGACGAGATTCTGAACCTTTCTGGGGATGAGGGTCTCAAGCCGGTTATGCGCGGGCATCCGCGCGATACGCTGGAGGTGCCGGTAGATGACGAGGGTATTTTGCGGGATCTGGATACGCCGGAAGATTATCGGGCTGAGTTGGAGAGGCGAGGGATGAATGGAGAATGACAGATGTTGAGAAGAGATGTTGAGATTGCATTGAAGAAAGGGCAGGTGATTCCCGCACATCCGCTGGCGCTGACTGCGGAGCGGAAGTTGGACGTGCGGCGGCAGCAGGCGCTGTCGCGTTATTATATTGCTGCTGGCGCGGGGGGATTGGCCGTGGGGGTGCATACCACGCAATTTGAAATCCGCGATTCCAAGTGGGATTTGTATCGGCCCGTTCTGGAACTGGCCGCAGAGGTGATGGATGCCGATGCATCGGCTGATTTTATCCGCGTGGCAGGTATTGTGGGCGATACGCGACAGGCGGTGGTAGAGGCAGAGGTTGCGCGCGATTGCGGCTATGAGGTCGGGTTGGTGAGTTTGCGGGCTTTTGCCAATGCGGGTGTCGATGCGATGGTTGCACATTGCCGCGCTGTGGCGGATGTGATTCCGGTGATGGGGTTTTATCTGCAGCCAGCTGTGGGAGGGCGTGTATTGCCGTTTGATTTTTGGCGGCGTTTTGCAGAGATTGAGTCTGTGGTGGGGATTAAGATCGCGCCTTTTAATCGGTATCAGACACTGGATGTGATTCGCGGGGTTGTGGCGGCGGGACGGGTGGAGGATATTGCGCTTTATACGGGTAATGACGATAATATTGTGATGGATTTGCTGACGTCGCATCGGTTTTGGTGCGATGGTGTGTGTGTGGATGTGCGTATTGTGGGTGGGCTTTTGGGGCATTGGGCGGTGTGGACAAAGAAGGCGGTGGAAATTCTGAGGGCGTGTCACGAGATTGCGCAATTGGATGCTGTGCCTGGGGAGATGCTGACGCGGGCGATTGAGGTGACGGATTGCAATGCGGCGTTTTTTGATGTGGCCCATGATTTTCACGGGTGTATTGCCGGCGTTCACGAGGTGTTGCGAAGGCAGGGGTTGCTCGAGGGTGTCTGGTGTTTGAATCCAGATGAGGGTCTGTCGCCGGGACAAGCCGAGGAGATTGACCGCGTGTATGCTGCTTATCCGCATTTGAATGACGACGATTTTGCGGCGGAGCATTTGGATGCGTGGCTGGGGTGAGGTGAGGGATAAATTTTGTTGACTTGCAGGGTGTCGCTGTGCATGATGAGTGAACTGGGATGAAAATAGATTTTGAGGACGGTAATTTTTAACTGACTTAAGGAGGTTTGTCGTGAAGATGCATATTGGTGGTCAATGGGTGGA from Gemmatimonadota bacterium harbors:
- a CDS encoding nucleotidyltransferase family protein, which encodes MNERIYGLVLAAGMARRMGSTKQLLPFGDRTVLQTVVDTLHGADLAGVVVVLGHDADAVRESLRGRPALCCVNDAYREGMFSSVLCGLHHLPGDADAVLVALGDQPQIELRVVQAVVQAYREGDRGIVIPISGGKRGHPVLIDLSRYRDEILNLSGDEGLKPVMRGHPRDTLEVPVDDEGILRDLDTPEDYRAELERRGMNGE
- a CDS encoding dihydrodipicolinate synthase family protein, which codes for MLRRDVEIALKKGQVIPAHPLALTAERKLDVRRQQALSRYYIAAGAGGLAVGVHTTQFEIRDSKWDLYRPVLELAAEVMDADASADFIRVAGIVGDTRQAVVEAEVARDCGYEVGLVSLRAFANAGVDAMVAHCRAVADVIPVMGFYLQPAVGGRVLPFDFWRRFAEIESVVGIKIAPFNRYQTLDVIRGVVAAGRVEDIALYTGNDDNIVMDLLTSHRFWCDGVCVDVRIVGGLLGHWAVWTKKAVEILRACHEIAQLDAVPGEMLTRAIEVTDCNAAFFDVAHDFHGCIAGVHEVLRRQGLLEGVWCLNPDEGLSPGQAEEIDRVYAAYPHLNDDDFAAEHLDAWLG